The Acidobacteriota bacterium genomic sequence CGTACTGCGCAGCGAGCGCGCGCGCCTTGTCCACGCTGCCGCTCACCAGGCCGGTCAGGCGCGAGTGCTTCGTGTTGGCGAACGCGGGCAGGATGTCGCTGAGCGAGAGGCCGCCGAGACCCACGACGGCGTACCCGAAGGTCCGCTGGGGTGCTCTGGGCGCCGACGGCTGGACGGCCATCGCGGTCTCCGCGGCCGCGAAAGGCGTCGCGGCCGCAACGGTGGCGCCGGTGACGCGCAGGAAGTCTCGACGGGTCGTGGTGGTCTCTGACATGGCTGGTCTCTCGTGGGTCGTTCGGGTTCAGGCTTGCGACATGGTCGTGGAGCGGAGCCGTGCGGGCAAGATGATTCGGCGGCGCGTCATGGGATCTGGTCGGGCGTGCCGGCCGTCGTGTCCGAGTCGTGGCGAGTCCAGTACCAGTAGAACGGAATCCCGAGCGCGACGAGGCCGATGCCTGCCAGCGCCTGTCGCGGACTGGTCTGGAACGTGTTGACGATGAGCCAGGCGGCCGTGAGGAGGAACAGCACGGGCACCACCGGATAACCCCACGTGCGGTACGGGCGCGGCACGTCGGGCAGCCGGCGGCGGAAGACGAACACCGACGTCGTGGCCAGGCCCATGAAGATGAGGACGGCGAAGATGACGTAGTCGGTGAGCGTGTCGAACGTGCCCGACAGCACCAGCACCGACGCCCACGCCGCCTGCGCGACGAGCGCCCGCACCGGGACGCGCGTGCGCGGGCTCAGGTGCGCGAGGCTGCGGAAGAACACGCCGTCGGCGGCCATCGCGTAGGGCACGCGCGCGCCGACCAGCGCCACGATCTGGAGCGCCGTCATCACCGAGATCGCGAGCAGGCCGCTCATCAACCCCACGGCGGCGGGCCCAAGGAACTCCGTTGCCACGACGGTGGCCACGGGCGAGGACGCGGAGACGCTGGCGATGGCCGCGGGCGGCAGCACGTAGAAATAGCCCGCGTTGATCGTCACATACAGGACGATGATCGTGACGATGCCGCCGATGATCGCGAAGGGGAGGGCCCGCCCCGGATCGCGGACTTCGCCGGCCACGTAGGTCACCTCGTTCCAGCCGTTGTAGCCCCACAGCGCAGCCATCATGGCGGCGCCGACTCCGGCCATCCCCCCGCGCGCCGCGGCGTCGACGCCCTCGCATGTGCCAGCGGCGGCGCTCAACGCGTAGTGCCCCCACGATCCGCTGGCGAGGAGAAACGCACCGAGACCAACGCCGGTCACGAGGACGAGCTTCAGGACCGTGAGCACCGACGCCACGCGCCCGCCCGTCGAGACGTCGGCGCAGTTGACGGCCGTGACGATCCACACCGCCGCCACCGCGAGTAGCGCGATGCCGCTCACCGAGCCGAGCACGGGGAGCGTGAGCCGCACGGCCTCGACGCTCCCGCCCGCCAGGGCGTTCAGGAAGATCGCCAGTCCCATGGCCAGCGCTGCCAGTGCCCCCGTCGTGGCGACGAAGAAGCGCGTCCAGCCGTAGAGGAAGCCCCACAATCGGCCGTACGCCTGCTGGATGAAGACGTACTCGCCGCCGGCGCGCGGGAAGATGGTGGCCAGTTCCGCGTACGTCAGGGCGCCGAGGAGGCTCATGAATCCGGCGATCACCCAGACCGCGAGGACCATGCCCGCGGTGTCGACGTTGCACGTCATCACGCGCGCCTTGAGAAAGACGCCCGTACCGATGACGTTGCCCACGACCATCGCGTAGGCGGCGAAGGGCCCGAGCCCGCGCACGAGCGTGGGTGATGCAGCTGGTGGTGTCGTCATTCAGTGGTGGTGAAACCCGGGTTGTCCCGCCGTGGCGCCGAAGGCGCGAAGGCGGGTGTCCGGTTGCCCGTTGCCGATTGCCCGTTGCCGGTCGAAGGGTATACCGGTTCCCGGCAGCCGGGATTATGATTCGGGTATTCGGGCGCCGTGTCGACGTCCGGTCATCCAACCCTCCAGTGGACTGCCATGATGAACACACCCAAGAATGCGTCCGGCGCGATTGAGCGCCGCGACTTCCTCAAGACGTCCGGGGCTGCTGCCGGTGCCGCCGTCGCCGGATTCCCGAGCATCGTCTCGGGCCAATCGGTCACCAATGCTCTGAAGGTCGGCCTGATCGGGGCTGGCGGGCGTGGCAGCGGTGCGGCGGGACAGGCGCTCACGGCCGACAAGAACGCGGTCCTGACCGCCGTGGCCGACATCGACGAGGCCATCGTCACGCGCGCCGTGACGCGTCTCTCCGGCAGTCAGCGGTTCGGCAGCCAGGTGAAGATCGACCAGGCCGTCCACGGGCTCGACGCCTACGAGAAGGTCATCAACAGCGGCGTGGACGTTGTCCTGCTCGCCGCGCCTCCGGGATTCCGCCCCGCGCACCTCAAGGCCTCCGTCGAGGCCGGCAAGCACCTCTTCTGCGAGAAGCCCGTGGCCCCCGCCTCGATCGGGATCCGGAAGGCCATCGAGATGCAGAAGCTGGCCCAGAGCACGACCCTGGCGCTCGTGTCCGGATTCTGCTGGC encodes the following:
- a CDS encoding amino acid permease, which gives rise to MTTPPAASPTLVRGLGPFAAYAMVVGNVIGTGVFLKARVMTCNVDTAGMVLAVWVIAGFMSLLGALTYAELATIFPRAGGEYVFIQQAYGRLWGFLYGWTRFFVATTGALAALAMGLAIFLNALAGGSVEAVRLTLPVLGSVSGIALLAVAAVWIVTAVNCADVSTGGRVASVLTVLKLVLVTGVGLGAFLLASGSWGHYALSAAAGTCEGVDAAARGGMAGVGAAMMAALWGYNGWNEVTYVAGEVRDPGRALPFAIIGGIVTIIVLYVTINAGYFYVLPPAAIASVSASSPVATVVATEFLGPAAVGLMSGLLAISVMTALQIVALVGARVPYAMAADGVFFRSLAHLSPRTRVPVRALVAQAAWASVLVLSGTFDTLTDYVIFAVLIFMGLATTSVFVFRRRLPDVPRPYRTWGYPVVPVLFLLTAAWLIVNTFQTSPRQALAGIGLVALGIPFYWYWTRHDSDTTAGTPDQIP
- a CDS encoding Gfo/Idh/MocA family oxidoreductase: MNTPKNASGAIERRDFLKTSGAAAGAAVAGFPSIVSGQSVTNALKVGLIGAGGRGSGAAGQALTADKNAVLTAVADIDEAIVTRAVTRLSGSQRFGSQVKIDQAVHGLDAYEKVINSGVDVVLLAAPPGFRPAHLKASVEAGKHLFCEKPVAPASIGIRKAIEMQKLAQSTTLALVSGFCW